A genomic region of Luteibacter aegosomatissinici contains the following coding sequences:
- a CDS encoding copper resistance system multicopper oxidase, translated as MHGPRLAPIDPARRRFVQGLAVAGVGLATGAVRPVFAQASMPRVADLRGPAFQLAVSEAAVDFTGRARKAVTLGGGVPGPTLRWREGDDVSIAIENQLDTVTSIHWHGLIVPADQDGVPGLSFDGIPARSRFTYRFPAKQAGTYWYHAHSRFQEQSGLYGAIVIDPAGGERYPADREHVILISDWTDEDPERVYAKLRTRSDIYNYGQPTLAGFLRDAREKGFHDAVAMRRMWNQMRMNPTDLADISASTYTYLVNGTAPAGNWTGEFKPGERVRLRLINGSSNSIFDLRIPGLRMQVVAADGQDVLPVEVDELRLSAAETYDVIVTPTEDRAYTVFAQSIDRAGYARATLAPRPGMRADIPALDPRPRLAMRDMMGSMADDATDGAMVMAHHASTEYGPNVDMRVDMPRTNLDDPGVGLRERTHRVLTYADLHSVGGAYDTREPSRTIELHLTGNMERFAWGFDGLKYSQAKPVHFRKGERLRVTLVNDTMMNHPIHLHGMWSDVESPDGRFQVRKHTVNVQPAQQVSYAVTADNPGRWAFHCHMLYHMEAGMFREVVVS; from the coding sequence ATGCACGGCCCACGTCTTGCCCCCATTGACCCCGCGCGCCGCCGCTTCGTGCAAGGCCTGGCCGTGGCCGGGGTAGGCCTCGCCACCGGCGCGGTACGCCCCGTTTTCGCGCAGGCATCCATGCCACGGGTGGCCGACCTGCGCGGGCCAGCGTTCCAGTTGGCGGTGAGTGAGGCGGCCGTGGATTTCACCGGGCGTGCCCGCAAGGCGGTCACGCTGGGTGGCGGCGTCCCCGGCCCGACCTTGCGCTGGCGCGAGGGCGACGACGTGAGCATCGCTATCGAGAACCAGCTGGATACCGTGACCTCCATCCACTGGCATGGCCTGATCGTGCCCGCGGACCAGGATGGCGTGCCGGGCCTGAGCTTCGATGGCATACCGGCCCGCTCGCGCTTCACCTATCGTTTCCCGGCGAAACAGGCCGGCACGTACTGGTACCACGCACACAGCCGCTTCCAGGAGCAGAGCGGCCTGTACGGCGCCATCGTGATCGACCCGGCTGGCGGCGAGCGCTACCCTGCGGATCGCGAGCACGTGATCCTGATCAGCGACTGGACCGACGAAGACCCCGAACGCGTTTACGCGAAGCTGCGGACGCGCTCGGATATCTACAACTACGGGCAACCCACGCTCGCCGGCTTCCTGCGCGATGCGCGGGAGAAGGGCTTCCACGATGCAGTGGCCATGCGCCGCATGTGGAACCAGATGCGCATGAATCCCACTGACCTGGCCGATATCTCGGCCAGCACCTACACGTACCTGGTCAACGGCACGGCGCCCGCAGGAAACTGGACCGGTGAATTCAAGCCGGGCGAGCGCGTGCGGCTGCGGCTCATCAATGGGTCGTCCAACTCGATTTTCGACCTGCGTATCCCGGGCTTGCGCATGCAAGTGGTCGCGGCAGATGGGCAAGACGTGCTGCCGGTGGAGGTCGATGAACTGCGGCTTTCCGCGGCGGAAACGTACGACGTGATCGTTACGCCCACGGAAGACCGGGCGTACACCGTCTTCGCGCAGTCGATCGATCGCGCAGGCTATGCACGCGCCACGCTGGCGCCACGCCCCGGCATGCGTGCCGACATCCCCGCGCTGGACCCACGGCCACGGCTGGCCATGCGCGACATGATGGGTTCGATGGCCGATGACGCCACCGACGGCGCCATGGTGATGGCGCACCACGCCAGCACGGAATATGGCCCCAACGTGGATATGCGCGTGGACATGCCACGTACGAACCTCGATGACCCAGGTGTAGGTTTGCGTGAGCGCACGCACCGTGTGCTCACGTATGCGGATCTGCACAGCGTGGGCGGTGCTTACGACACGCGCGAACCCTCACGCACGATCGAACTGCACCTCACCGGCAATATGGAGCGGTTCGCCTGGGGTTTTGATGGCCTGAAGTACTCGCAGGCGAAGCCGGTGCACTTCCGAAAAGGTGAGCGCCTGCGCGTCACCCTGGTGAACGACACCATGATGAACCACCCGATCCACCTGCATGGCATGTGGAGCGACGTGGAATCACCCGATGGACGTTTCCAGGTGCGCAAGCACACGGTGAACGTGCAACCTGCGCAGCAAGTGAGTTACGCGGTGACCGCCGATAACCCGGGACGCTGGGCGTTCCACTGCCACATGCTTTACCACATGGAAGCGGGCATGTTCCGCGAAGTGGTGGTGTCATGA
- the ligD gene encoding DNA ligase D — MAIRKTLATLTTAAGALKGARKGKPGTAYFAPQLARLREAPPQGDTWLHEVKWDGYRILTGIANSEVNLWSRNALPWNHRIPQIVRAIEALGLESARLDGELIALDSHGRSDFNALQKTLAGEANAPLVYMLFDMPFLQGYDLSRVALIERKALLERMLAHAPAHLRFSAHTIGHGDKAFAVAMTQKLEGILSKRIDGPYHSGRNDDWLKIKRLEADEYAVIGYTPAKGSRLSFGSLLLARPGTKGRWTYVGRVGTGFTDEMLRKLGKTLARGGQKTPPVPLDGIDPLLRGALWVTPTVVAEVYYRGIGNLGLLRQPSLKALRIDKAPRDLRDSDRRTAASPDPKPSARKRPVATNEITITHPDRVVYPDDGITKQDVADYYKAVMPWFLPPVADRPMPMLRCPGGIGEHCFFQKHMIAGLHHVGSAKLKEETGTQAVYLYPKDEAGLMELVQFGAIEFHPWGSHAKRPDVADRVIFDLDPGEGVAWKRVVAAARMVRNFLKQLGLVSFVRTTGGKGLHIVVPLSPGADWETVRTFARGFADALAQAHPDEFVATAAKKVRSGRIYLDYLRNGRGATAVASYSLRARPGAPVAVPLRWEELGKLTSGADFTIHTVPKRLGRLKKDPWEGIDKVRQSLDDVVERLGL, encoded by the coding sequence ATGGCCATCCGGAAGACACTCGCCACGCTCACCACGGCAGCCGGAGCCCTTAAGGGGGCGCGGAAAGGCAAGCCAGGCACGGCGTACTTCGCGCCACAGCTCGCCCGCTTGCGCGAGGCACCGCCGCAAGGCGATACGTGGCTGCATGAAGTGAAGTGGGACGGGTATCGCATCCTTACCGGCATCGCCAACAGCGAAGTGAACCTGTGGTCGCGCAACGCCCTGCCCTGGAATCACCGCATTCCACAGATCGTGCGCGCCATTGAAGCGCTTGGCCTGGAGAGCGCACGGCTCGATGGCGAACTCATCGCACTCGACTCGCACGGCCGCAGCGATTTCAATGCGCTTCAGAAGACGCTCGCAGGGGAAGCCAACGCACCGTTGGTCTACATGCTGTTCGATATGCCGTTCCTGCAGGGCTATGACCTGTCGCGCGTCGCGCTGATCGAACGGAAGGCCCTGCTCGAACGCATGCTTGCGCACGCCCCGGCCCACCTGCGTTTCAGCGCACACACGATCGGGCATGGCGATAAGGCGTTTGCGGTCGCCATGACACAGAAGCTCGAGGGCATCCTCTCCAAGCGCATCGACGGGCCTTACCACAGCGGGCGCAACGACGACTGGCTGAAGATCAAACGCCTTGAAGCGGACGAATATGCCGTTATCGGCTACACGCCTGCGAAGGGCTCGCGACTTTCGTTCGGTTCGCTGCTGCTTGCCAGGCCCGGCACGAAGGGCCGCTGGACCTACGTGGGTCGCGTTGGCACCGGCTTTACCGACGAGATGCTGCGCAAGCTCGGCAAAACGCTTGCACGGGGCGGCCAAAAGACCCCGCCCGTGCCGCTGGACGGCATCGATCCCCTGCTCCGCGGCGCCCTCTGGGTCACACCGACCGTGGTGGCCGAGGTTTATTACCGTGGCATCGGCAACCTTGGTCTGCTCCGCCAGCCCAGCCTGAAAGCGCTGCGTATCGACAAGGCACCCAGGGATCTGCGCGATAGCGACCGTCGCACGGCAGCATCACCCGACCCGAAACCGTCCGCGAGGAAAAGGCCCGTGGCGACCAACGAGATCACCATCACTCACCCCGACCGGGTCGTGTATCCGGACGATGGCATCACCAAGCAGGATGTCGCCGACTACTACAAAGCGGTGATGCCGTGGTTCCTGCCGCCGGTGGCTGACCGGCCCATGCCGATGCTGCGTTGCCCAGGCGGCATCGGTGAGCACTGCTTCTTCCAGAAACACATGATCGCCGGCTTGCATCACGTGGGTTCGGCAAAGCTCAAGGAGGAGACCGGCACTCAGGCCGTTTATCTGTACCCGAAGGACGAGGCCGGCCTCATGGAACTCGTGCAGTTCGGCGCCATCGAGTTCCACCCCTGGGGCTCGCATGCCAAAAGGCCTGACGTAGCCGACCGCGTGATCTTCGACCTTGACCCGGGTGAAGGCGTCGCGTGGAAGCGCGTCGTCGCGGCCGCACGCATGGTGCGGAATTTTCTCAAGCAGCTCGGGCTCGTATCCTTCGTCCGCACCACGGGCGGCAAAGGCCTGCACATTGTGGTCCCCCTCTCGCCAGGCGCGGACTGGGAGACCGTGCGCACCTTCGCCCGCGGGTTTGCGGACGCCCTGGCCCAGGCGCATCCCGATGAATTCGTCGCCACGGCGGCAAAGAAAGTGCGCAGCGGCAGGATCTACCTGGATTACCTGCGTAATGGCCGCGGGGCGACGGCCGTCGCCTCGTATTCGCTGCGCGCACGCCCCGGCGCGCCGGTCGCGGTACCGCTGCGTTGGGAGGAACTGGGCAAGCTCACCTCCGGCGCGGATTTCACCATCCACACCGTCCCCAAGCGCCTGGGGCGGCTGAAGAAAGACCCCTGGGAAGGCATCGACAAGGTGCGCCAGAGCCTGGATGACGTCGTGGAGCGGCTGGGCCTGTAG
- a CDS encoding acyltransferase gives MFASLPVFLRVPLACLFLLGNTVLHVTPLLLLTLVRIVLPLQAMRKACGAALVGIAESWLSFNGWLWGAFTRTRWTVEGIDGLTPRDNYLVVCNHQSWIDIPALQKIFNRRIPFMRFFLKSQLIWVPLLGPAWWALDFPFMKRHSREELERHPELKSRDRDATRRACEKFRHVPVAIMNFTEGTRFTQAKHDAQKSPYTHLLRPKAGGVAFVVDAMGDAIRHMLDVTIVYPDGPGSMMDMIAGRIREIRIHVRKLPLLDSMRGDYENDSAFRERFQAWINQLWQEKDERITQMLARPA, from the coding sequence ATGTTCGCCTCGCTACCGGTCTTCCTGCGCGTCCCCCTTGCCTGCCTGTTCCTGCTGGGCAATACGGTACTGCATGTCACGCCGCTGCTCCTGCTGACGCTGGTGCGCATCGTGCTGCCGTTGCAGGCCATGCGTAAGGCATGCGGCGCGGCGCTGGTGGGCATCGCGGAGAGCTGGCTCAGCTTCAACGGGTGGCTTTGGGGGGCGTTCACCCGCACGCGGTGGACGGTCGAGGGCATCGACGGCCTCACGCCGCGCGATAACTACCTGGTGGTGTGCAACCACCAGAGCTGGATCGATATCCCGGCCCTGCAGAAGATCTTCAACCGCCGCATTCCGTTCATGCGCTTCTTCCTGAAGAGTCAGCTGATCTGGGTACCGCTGCTCGGGCCAGCCTGGTGGGCGCTCGATTTCCCGTTCATGAAGCGCCACTCGCGTGAGGAGCTCGAGCGCCACCCGGAACTGAAATCACGCGACCGAGACGCCACGCGCCGCGCATGCGAAAAGTTCCGCCACGTGCCCGTGGCCATCATGAACTTCACGGAGGGCACGCGCTTCACGCAAGCCAAGCACGATGCGCAGAAATCGCCCTATACCCACCTGCTGCGGCCCAAGGCCGGCGGCGTGGCATTCGTGGTCGATGCGATGGGCGATGCGATCCGGCACATGCTGGATGTGACCATCGTGTACCCCGACGGCCCGGGCTCGATGATGGACATGATCGCCGGCCGCATCCGCGAAATCCGAATCCACGTCCGCAAGCTGCCGCTCCTGGACAGCATGCGCGGCGATTACGAAAACGACAGCGCCTTCCGCGAACGCTTCCAGGCGTGGATCAACCAGCTGTGGCAGGAGAAGGACGAACGCATCACGCAGATGCTCGCCAGGCCCGCATAA
- the bla gene encoding subclass B3 metallo-beta-lactamase, whose amino-acid sequence MRRTLPFIAALATLPAFAQSPTAPVPEWSEPAAPHVIYGNTYQVGTKGLSSILITSPQGHILIDGTWTKNAPLIEANIRTLGFRVEDIKVILNSHAHHDHAGAIGQLAKDSGATVRATAAGAKAMRLGGQDPDDPQYTPGSKDAYPVFPVKGDITDGTVVTVGPLKLTAHITPGHTPGGTAWTWDACEGSTCKRIAYADSLFAFSSDTYRYSDHPAYVAAYWKTFDRVAALPCDILVTPHPEQGEGKTCKAYAQAGRDRLKEKLEEERH is encoded by the coding sequence ATGCGCCGCACCCTGCCCTTCATCGCCGCCTTAGCCACCCTGCCCGCTTTCGCTCAGTCGCCGACCGCGCCCGTTCCCGAATGGAGCGAGCCGGCCGCGCCACACGTGATCTACGGCAACACCTATCAGGTCGGCACCAAGGGCCTCTCCTCCATCCTCATTACTTCGCCGCAGGGCCATATCCTTATCGATGGCACGTGGACGAAGAACGCGCCGCTGATCGAGGCGAACATTCGTACGCTGGGCTTTCGCGTCGAGGACATCAAGGTGATCCTCAACTCGCATGCGCACCACGATCATGCGGGGGCCATCGGCCAGCTCGCGAAAGATAGCGGCGCCACAGTACGTGCGACGGCAGCGGGTGCGAAGGCGATGCGCCTGGGCGGACAGGATCCGGACGATCCGCAATACACGCCCGGTTCGAAGGATGCCTACCCGGTGTTCCCCGTGAAAGGCGATATCACGGACGGCACGGTCGTCACCGTAGGTCCGTTAAAGCTGACAGCACACATCACGCCTGGTCATACGCCCGGTGGAACCGCGTGGACATGGGATGCATGCGAAGGCAGCACGTGCAAGCGCATCGCGTACGCGGACAGCCTGTTTGCGTTCTCGTCGGACACGTATCGTTACAGTGACCACCCTGCCTACGTGGCGGCTTACTGGAAGACCTTCGATCGCGTGGCCGCGCTACCATGCGACATCCTGGTCACACCGCACCCGGAGCAAGGTGAAGGCAAAACCTGCAAGGCCTATGCACAGGCCGGCCGCGACAGGCTGAAAGAAAAGCTCGAAGAAGAACGCCACTAA
- a CDS encoding PepSY-associated TM helix domain-containing protein — protein MTHRPRRFRSTLKTLHLWLGLSLGLLLALVTLSGSVLLWEQPLFAAAHPELVSRPLPDLATQARSLETVLASPQAKGLRGLSLPDAELPVWEAQARGGDRMYFDATTGDLLLTRHKSGDVLLTLLDWHTHLLTGEVGETVLGVVACTGLFMLFSGVWLYWPGRQRALKHIKPHANPPVLRWASFHRAVGVVALPLLIVMIGTGTTMAYRGAVRNGLAAAFGEKAPAKPPKTAPLDGKPDWAAVLAAARAAAPDAELTRVTLPGKDSGTIAMRVRRAGEWNLAGRSTLFINGRDASVIGGEDATKLGPGGRLANALFPIHSAAIGGVVWRTVACITGLLPSFLLVTGFLFWRARQRRKP, from the coding sequence ATGACTCATCGCCCGCGCCGTTTCCGCAGCACCCTGAAGACCCTGCACCTTTGGCTGGGCCTGTCGCTAGGCTTGCTGCTGGCGCTGGTAACGCTTTCGGGCAGCGTGCTGTTGTGGGAGCAGCCGCTGTTCGCGGCCGCGCACCCCGAGCTGGTGTCCCGGCCGCTGCCCGACCTGGCAACCCAGGCGCGGTCACTGGAAACCGTGCTGGCGTCGCCGCAGGCCAAGGGGCTGCGCGGTTTGTCGTTGCCCGATGCCGAGCTGCCCGTGTGGGAGGCGCAGGCACGCGGCGGTGACCGGATGTATTTCGATGCCACCACGGGCGACCTGTTGCTGACCCGGCACAAGAGCGGTGACGTACTGCTGACCCTGCTCGACTGGCACACGCACCTGCTCACCGGCGAGGTAGGCGAGACCGTGCTCGGCGTCGTCGCGTGCACCGGGTTGTTCATGCTGTTTTCGGGCGTGTGGCTGTACTGGCCGGGACGCCAGCGCGCGCTGAAGCACATCAAGCCCCACGCGAACCCACCGGTGCTGCGTTGGGCGAGCTTCCATCGCGCGGTGGGCGTGGTCGCCCTGCCCTTGCTCATCGTGATGATCGGCACCGGCACCACCATGGCCTACCGCGGTGCGGTGCGTAACGGCCTGGCGGCCGCGTTCGGCGAAAAAGCGCCGGCCAAGCCGCCGAAGACTGCCCCGCTGGACGGCAAACCGGACTGGGCGGCGGTGCTGGCAGCGGCGCGTGCGGCCGCACCGGATGCGGAACTCACCCGCGTGACCTTGCCCGGCAAGGACTCCGGCACCATCGCCATGCGTGTCCGCCGCGCGGGCGAATGGAATCTCGCGGGGCGCAGCACGCTATTCATCAATGGCCGCGATGCCAGCGTGATCGGCGGCGAGGATGCAACGAAACTGGGACCAGGCGGGCGCCTGGCCAACGCACTGTTTCCGATCCACTCAGCAGCGATCGGCGGCGTCGTGTGGCGCACGGTAGCGTGCATCACCGGCCTGCTCCCGAGCTTCCTGCTGGTCACCGGCTTCCTGTTCTGGCGCGCCCGGCAGCGTCGCAAACCCTGA
- a CDS encoding TonB-dependent receptor family protein — protein sequence MSIRPTVLAVALAGALVARAAPAQDATNPPPPNPTNLEGVKVVGDWLGDAQQNVVQNHPGARTVVRREELREAGATNLRDALRRIPGVQVQESNGTGGSDVSLNVGVRGLTSRLSPRSTILLDGVPLAVAPYGQPQVSMAPVGLGNLQAVDVVRGGGSVRYGPQNVGGIINFVTRDIPETFGGSAGVQFQGSEHGGIRTNTNAFVGGTTDKGLGIALLYNGLHGPGYREHEDNESIDDVMLKAKYAITSEDTLTGSIHHYDGQAGMPGGLTQADYDADPFQSRRPYDDFHGRRTDYVVKYSHVEDRRSFEVQSYYSDSFRGSHIETITENPNGSYTHQLNAYPRNYHVFAIEPRYSQLFDWGQVTHEIGIGYRYTNEAMHEQTYRNNKFTSNLWYTPFTGDPYNGPYVLSGNNTGSNEAHAVYIDDTINAGDWTITPGLRYERIRSEWQAHPSSTVIVKGPTERREQYSKPLPSLNVMYHLSEAWKLYANAETSFGSLQYFQIGQKDSTGQFAQGLEPELARTYEIGTRYDDKAWGGEVSLFRINFDHELQLVGKLPNVPDSYEGWTSLGATTHKGVETSAHLDFGSFADALEGLTLWGTATYTHAFYKHGSFAGKDLPFYSRRTANLGLRYNVAAWTFNLDAFSQSRQHSPGSPSFDPANPTEYVTEPSADGDLGNIPGWTTWNARGEYAFGPSLSNLRVGVGVKNLFDRRYFTRSTDNNDGLYVGMPRTYFVQASVDF from the coding sequence ATGTCCATCCGCCCTACCGTCCTTGCCGTTGCGCTGGCCGGCGCTCTTGTCGCGCGCGCCGCCCCCGCCCAGGACGCCACCAACCCGCCACCGCCGAACCCCACCAATCTCGAGGGCGTGAAGGTGGTGGGTGACTGGCTGGGCGATGCGCAGCAGAACGTGGTGCAGAACCACCCCGGCGCGCGCACCGTGGTTCGCCGCGAGGAACTGCGCGAAGCGGGCGCCACCAACCTGCGCGACGCCTTGCGCCGGATCCCCGGCGTGCAGGTGCAGGAGAGCAACGGTACGGGCGGCAGCGACGTCTCGCTCAACGTGGGCGTGCGCGGCCTCACCTCGCGCCTGTCGCCGCGCTCAACCATCCTGCTCGATGGCGTGCCGCTGGCCGTGGCGCCGTATGGGCAGCCGCAGGTCTCCATGGCCCCCGTCGGCCTGGGCAACCTGCAGGCGGTGGACGTGGTGCGCGGTGGTGGCTCCGTGCGTTACGGGCCGCAGAACGTCGGCGGCATCATCAACTTCGTGACCCGCGATATCCCCGAAACCTTCGGCGGCAGCGCCGGCGTGCAGTTCCAGGGCAGCGAGCACGGCGGCATCCGCACCAATACCAACGCGTTCGTGGGTGGAACCACCGACAAGGGCCTCGGTATCGCCCTGCTCTACAACGGCCTGCACGGCCCGGGTTACCGCGAGCACGAAGATAACGAAAGCATCGACGACGTGATGCTGAAGGCGAAGTACGCCATCACCAGCGAAGACACGCTCACCGGCAGCATCCACCACTACGACGGCCAGGCGGGCATGCCGGGCGGCCTTACCCAGGCCGATTACGATGCGGACCCGTTCCAGTCGCGCCGCCCGTACGATGATTTCCACGGCCGCCGTACGGACTACGTCGTCAAGTACAGCCACGTCGAGGACCGCCGCTCGTTCGAAGTGCAGTCGTACTACTCCGACAGCTTCCGCGGCAGCCACATCGAAACGATTACCGAAAACCCGAACGGCAGCTACACGCACCAGCTCAATGCGTACCCGCGCAACTACCACGTGTTCGCGATCGAGCCACGTTATTCGCAGCTGTTCGACTGGGGCCAGGTCACCCACGAGATCGGCATCGGCTATCGCTACACGAACGAAGCGATGCACGAGCAGACGTACCGCAACAACAAGTTCACCTCGAACCTCTGGTACACGCCCTTCACCGGCGATCCGTACAACGGACCGTACGTGCTTTCGGGCAACAACACCGGCAGCAACGAGGCGCACGCGGTCTACATCGATGACACGATCAACGCCGGCGACTGGACGATCACGCCCGGCCTGCGTTACGAGCGCATTCGTAGTGAGTGGCAGGCGCACCCGAGCAGCACGGTCATCGTGAAGGGTCCGACCGAGCGCCGCGAGCAGTACTCCAAGCCGTTGCCGTCGCTGAATGTCATGTACCACCTGAGCGAGGCGTGGAAGCTCTACGCCAACGCGGAAACCTCGTTCGGTTCGCTGCAGTACTTCCAGATCGGCCAGAAGGATTCGACCGGCCAGTTCGCCCAGGGCCTCGAACCCGAGCTGGCGCGCACCTATGAAATCGGCACGCGCTACGACGACAAGGCGTGGGGCGGCGAAGTCAGCCTGTTCCGCATCAACTTCGATCACGAGCTGCAGCTGGTCGGCAAGCTGCCCAACGTGCCGGATTCGTACGAAGGCTGGACCAGCCTGGGTGCAACCACCCACAAGGGTGTGGAAACGTCGGCACATCTCGATTTTGGTTCGTTCGCTGATGCACTCGAAGGGCTGACCCTGTGGGGCACGGCGACCTACACGCATGCGTTCTACAAGCACGGCTCATTTGCCGGGAAGGACCTGCCGTTCTACTCACGCCGCACCGCCAACCTCGGCCTGCGCTACAACGTGGCGGCGTGGACCTTCAACCTCGATGCGTTCTCGCAGTCGCGCCAGCACTCGCCTGGCTCGCCGAGTTTCGATCCGGCCAACCCCACCGAGTATGTCACCGAGCCCTCGGCCGATGGCGACCTGGGCAATATCCCGGGCTGGACGACCTGGAATGCGCGTGGCGAATATGCGTTCGGCCCCTCTCTGTCGAACCTGCGAGTGGGCGTGGGCGTCAAGAACCTGTTCGATCGCCGCTACTTCACCCGCTCCACCGATAACAACGACGGCCTCTACGTCGGTATGCCGCGCACCTACTTCGTCCAGGCTTCCGTGGATTTCTGA
- a CDS encoding GlxA family transcriptional regulator, with amino-acid sequence MPKPLAIAIVAPPGVQMLDVSGPADVFAEANRQTGREVYKVLTVGTAPLAVAASSGMRFLPDRSTQDQIPVLDTLLVAGSPDLANAATDLHTLDWLQAHSARARRYGSICSGALLFAQTGLLDGRRVTTHWKVAELLGRRHPSLTVEADAFVVRDGPVCTAAGVTAGMDLAIALVEEDLGRDVAMAVAAELVVFYRRPGGQMQFSRHGEAAPAGRGALQELQRYVAAHPGEDHSVPGMAARAGMSPRHFARVFHREVGMTPAEFVETMRVEAARRWLEEGHDTPKRVAAKLGYADANGLRRAFVRRLGVTPADYRKRYAHARTG; translated from the coding sequence ATGCCGAAGCCCCTGGCCATCGCCATCGTCGCGCCACCGGGCGTCCAGATGCTGGACGTCTCAGGACCAGCCGACGTGTTTGCGGAGGCCAACCGGCAGACCGGGCGTGAGGTGTACAAGGTCCTTACGGTAGGCACCGCCCCCCTGGCCGTGGCCGCGTCGTCTGGCATGCGTTTCCTGCCCGACCGCAGCACCCAGGACCAGATCCCGGTGCTGGATACCCTGCTGGTGGCCGGCTCACCGGATCTCGCCAACGCCGCCACTGACCTGCATACCCTCGATTGGCTGCAGGCGCACTCGGCCCGCGCGCGGCGGTACGGCTCAATCTGCAGCGGCGCGTTGCTGTTCGCCCAGACCGGCCTGCTCGACGGGCGCCGGGTGACCACCCACTGGAAGGTGGCCGAGCTGCTGGGCCGCCGCCACCCCAGCCTGACCGTGGAGGCCGACGCCTTCGTGGTCCGCGATGGGCCGGTATGCACGGCGGCGGGCGTCACCGCCGGCATGGACCTGGCGATCGCCCTGGTCGAGGAGGACCTCGGCCGCGACGTGGCCATGGCCGTCGCCGCCGAACTGGTGGTGTTCTACCGCCGGCCCGGTGGGCAGATGCAGTTCAGCCGGCATGGTGAGGCGGCCCCTGCTGGCCGTGGCGCCTTGCAGGAGCTGCAACGGTATGTCGCCGCGCATCCCGGCGAGGACCACTCCGTGCCGGGCATGGCCGCACGCGCCGGGATGAGCCCGCGTCATTTCGCGCGCGTCTTCCACCGCGAGGTCGGCATGACACCGGCCGAGTTCGTGGAAACCATGCGTGTGGAGGCCGCACGCCGCTGGCTGGAAGAAGGCCACGACACGCCCAAGCGGGTTGCCGCAAAGCTGGGTTACGCCGATGCGAATGGCCTGCGCCGCGCGTTCGTGCGCCGGCTGGGCGTCACGCCCGCGGACTACCGGAAGCGGTACGCGCACGCGCGCACCGGATAA
- a CDS encoding response regulator: MPTIRIMTVDDHPLLREGIAAVLEGQSGLELVAEASTGEEAIERYRALRPDLTLMDLQMPGMGGIAAIEAIRAEFPDARILVLTTYRGDVQALRAFRAGAQGYLLKSELRKDMLSTITQMMDGKRRVPDEIAHEIAGHANDDELTPRETQVLTHVATGAANRDVASTLGIAEETVKAHMKSILAKLQANDRTHAVAIALRRGIIEL; this comes from the coding sequence ATGCCCACTATCCGCATCATGACAGTCGACGATCACCCGCTACTTCGCGAGGGGATCGCTGCCGTGCTTGAGGGACAATCCGGGCTGGAGCTTGTCGCCGAGGCAAGCACCGGCGAGGAAGCGATCGAGCGCTACCGGGCGCTCCGCCCCGATCTCACCCTGATGGACCTGCAGATGCCGGGCATGGGCGGCATTGCGGCGATCGAGGCGATCCGTGCCGAGTTCCCCGACGCGCGGATCCTCGTGCTCACCACGTACCGCGGCGATGTGCAGGCGCTGCGCGCGTTCCGCGCCGGCGCCCAGGGCTATTTGCTGAAGAGTGAGCTGCGCAAGGACATGCTCAGCACCATCACCCAGATGATGGATGGCAAACGCCGCGTGCCGGACGAGATCGCCCACGAGATCGCCGGTCACGCCAATGACGACGAGCTGACGCCGCGCGAAACGCAGGTGCTCACTCACGTGGCCACCGGTGCCGCCAATCGCGATGTCGCCAGCACGCTGGGTATCGCCGAAGAAACGGTGAAGGCGCACATGAAGAGCATCCTGGCCAAGCTGCAGGCGAACGACCGCACGCATGCGGTAGCCATCGCCCTGCGCCGCGGCATCATCGAGCTCTAG